A window of Caretta caretta isolate rCarCar2 chromosome 13, rCarCar1.hap1, whole genome shotgun sequence contains these coding sequences:
- the LOC125622013 gene encoding uncharacterized protein LOC125622013, translating into MKSRGLFLLLGLFTLWTALQGAPRQKIPGTASPLHGDDPGKHISEEDELKEKLVLGATKPVPGAEPESNGKPVSSAEPLSSENPVSVVKPRSSGEPESDERPVYGGREDDDSDLQDGDSDGDDDFDGGDDDSDLQDGGSDGDGNFDGGDDDDNVRDGDFTKADDVDGGDDDSNVRDTRSDGADDFDAGDVDSYLRDGGSDGGDDDANVRDGDFAGVDDFDGGDDDDNVSDSDFDGGDDDDDDNVSDSDFDGGDDDDVRDGDFDGGDDDDDDVRDGDFDGGDDDDDDSNVRDTRAYVDDDSDTEDVDSSLQDGGSEGGDDFGEADDGSEGSEY; encoded by the coding sequence AGATCCCTGGCACAGCTTCTCCTCTCCATGGCGATGACCCAGGGAAGCACATATCAGAAGAAGATGAGCTGAAGGAAAAACTTGTGTTGGGGGCAACAAAACCAGTGCCTGGAGCAGAACCTGAGTCTAATGGAAAACCGGTGTCTAGTGCAGAACCTCTATCCAGCGAAAACCCCGTGTCTGTTGTAAAACCTAGATCCAGTGGAGAACCTGAATCTGATGAAAGACCTGTGTATGGTGGGAGAGAAGATGATGATTCTGACCTGCAGGATGGTGACTCTGACGGGGATGATGACTTTGATGGGGGAGATGATGATTCTGACCTGCAGGATGGTGGCTCTGATGGGGATGGTAACTTTGATGggggagatgatgatgataatgtgAGGGACGGTGACTTTACCAAGGCTGATGACGTTGATGGAGGAGATGATGATTCTAATGTGAGGGATACTCGCTCTGATGGGGCTGATGACTTTGACGCGGGAGATGTCGATTCTTACCTGCGGGATGGTGGCTCTGATGGGGGAGATGATGATGCTAATGTGAGAGACGGTGACTTTGCTGGGGTTGATGACTTTGACGggggagatgatgatgataatgtgAGTGACAGTGACTTTGACgggggagatgatgatgatgatgataatgtgAGTGACAGTGACTTTGACgggggagatgatgatgatgtgagGGACGGTGACTTTGACgggggagatgatgatgatgatgatgtgagGGACGGTGACTTTGACgggggagatgatgatgatgatgattctaATGTGAGGGATACTCGCGCTTATGTGGATGATGACTCTGACACAGAAGATGTCGATTCTTCCCTGCAGGATGGTGGCTCTGAAGGGGGTGACGACTTTGGTGAGGCTGATGATGGGTCTGAGGGTTCAGAGTATTAA